A section of the Mangifera indica cultivar Alphonso chromosome 12, CATAS_Mindica_2.1, whole genome shotgun sequence genome encodes:
- the LOC123193516 gene encoding GDP-Man:Man(3)GlcNAc(2)-PP-Dol alpha-1,2-mannosyltransferase-like, whose protein sequence is MACAILTCFLISPLLASILTLASHIISARKNRNQNAVGFFHPYTNDGGGGEKVLWFSVKAIQEEYPDLHCVIYTGDHDATPQSLMARAIDLFGVKLLQPPKVVHLYRRKWIEESSYPRFTMVGQSFGSVYLSWEALCKFTPLYYFDTSGYAFTYPVARIFGCKVICYTHYPTISLDMISHVRERNSMYNNNALIAQSCWLSHCKIFYYTLFSCMYGYVGSCAHLAMVNSSWTQSHIEKLWRIPDRIKRVYPPCDTSELQVLPLERPTECPKIISVAQFRPEKAHPLQLEAFSLAMRKLDADLPQPKLQFVGSCRNKSDEERLQNLKDKAIELKVDGDVEFHKNVKYRDLLTLLGGAVAGIHSMIDEHFGISVVEYMAAGAIPIAHNSAGPRMDIVLEEDGQPTGFLVQNAEEYADAILQVVRMPETERLAMAAAARRRAGRFSAQRFCEDFKTAIRPVLFHTKK, encoded by the exons ATGGCTTGTGCAATTCTCACATGCTTTCTTATTTCACCTCTCTTAGCCTCAATTTTGACCTTAGCTTCGCACATAATCAGTGCTAGGAAAAACAGGAATCAAAATGCCGTTGGCTTCTTTCATCCGTACACCAACGACGGCGGAGGCGGAGAAAAAGTTCTATGGTTTTCAGTCAAAGCTATTCAAGAAGAATATCCCGATCTTCACTGTGTCATCTACACTGGCGACCACGATGCCACGCCCCAATCCTTGATGGCACGTGCCATCGATCTCTTCGGCGTCAAGCTCCTGCAACCTCCCAAG GTGGTGCATCTTTATAGAAGGAAATGGATTGAAGAGAGTTCTTACCCTCGGTTCACCATGGTTGGTCAAAGTTTTGGTTCAGTTTATCTTTCATGGGAAGCTTTGTGCAAGTTTACACCATTGTATTATTTTGATACTAGTGGATATGCGTTTACATATCCAGTTGCTCGGATATTTGGCTGCAAAGTCATTTGCTATACACATTATCCTACTATAAGTTTGGACATGATATCTCATGTTCGTGAACGGAACTCAATGTACAACAATAATGCCTTAATTGCTCAAAG CTGTTGGCTATCACACTGCAAAATCTTCTATTATACGCTCTTTTCTTGTATGTATGGATATGTGGGCTCTTGTGCACATTTGGCAATGGTCAACTCTTCATGGACTCAGTCTCATATTGAAAAGCTATGGAGAATACCAGACCGTATAAAGCGAGTCTATCCTCCTTGTGATACTTCTGAACTCCAG GTACTTCCCTTGGAGAGACCAACAGAATGTCCAAAAATAATTTCTGTTGCTCAATTTCGTCCAGAGAAG GCACATCCTCTTCAACTTGAGGCCTTTTCACTTGCCATGAGGAAATTAGATGCAGACTTGCCACAGCCTAAGCTCCAATTTGTGGGTAGTTGTCGAAACAAATCTGATGAAGAAAGACTGCAGAATTTAAAAGACAAAGCAATTGAACTGAAGGTGGATGGCGACGTGGAATTTCATAAGAATGTGAAGTACAG GGACCTGCTGACGCTTCTTGGAGGAGCTGTTGCTGGTATCCATTCCATGATTGATGAGCATTTTGGCATAAGTGTTGTAGAATACATGGCTGCCGGTGCCATCCCCATTG CTCATAACTCTGCTGGTCCCAGAATGGACATTGTTTTAGAAGAAGATGGGCAGCCAACAGGATTTCTTGTCCAAAATGCAGAAGAATACGCAGATGCAATCCTGCAAGTTGTAAGGATGCCTGAAACTGAGAGACTAGCGATGGCGGCAGCTGCAAGACGACGAGCTGGGAGATTTTCTGCACAAAGATTTTGTGAAGATTTCAAGACCGCAATACGACCAGTTTTATTTCATACTAAGAAATGA